CCGTTCGCCTCGCAGGCGCGCACGAACTCCTTCGCCCTGTTCAAATCCCAGTTCGGCACGCGGTCCACGATCGACACGGGCCAGCCCTGGTTGGCGTCCACGCCCAGGCGCATCTTTTTACCTATTCCCTTCGCGACAACCTCGATGTGGCGAATGTCGTCCTTCAGCTCTTTGTTTTTCACGCGGAGCTTCGCGGTCTTGAAGCCGCGCGCCGCCATAGCCTGCAACTGTTCCACGCGCCTGTACGGGTCGCGCATCTCGCCGGTCGAGCAGTACACCTCCACGGGCCGCGCCGCGCCGCCCAGCACTTCATAGACGGGCTTCCCTTCCTTTTTGCCGATGATGTCCCAGCACGCGGGCTCGATCCAGAAGTTGCGCCAGCCGAGATAGCCGGCCTGTTTCAATAAATCCTGCACGCGGTCTATATCAGTGGGGTCGGCGCCGATCAGATAACCCCCCAAAAGGTCGCCCAGCCCCTCGCGCTCCTTGCCCATGGCCGAGCCTGCCGAGTAGCCCTCGATCCCCTCGTCGGTGACGATTTTGATGAGCGTGAAGCGGTTGTGCGTCTGCGGGTAGCCGGGGATCCAGGTGGGCCAGAACGTCTCTTTAAGCGGCACGGAAACATGGTACAGTTCGATTGCTGCGATTTTCATTTTGCCTCCTCCGGTCTGATCATCGTGATTTGCATCCGGCCGTACACGCCGCGCCAATCGATGTCGCCTTGCGCCCCGTAATGCCGGACGTGCGTTGGACAATATCAGATAACAAAACGTACGCCGGTGTTTCCGAAAATGCAAGAGAAAAACGCGCGCACTCGCGGTCGCCCCGCTCCGACACTCCGCATCCGCGCCATCGAACAAGGGGTTGCAACCCCATGTTCTGTTTTTCGCCATGTCATACCCGCTTTGCATCAAGTGACCGCCATAGCCCTGTCAACCGCGCCATATTATGCTTGAACTGTAGCCGTCCCTTTGCATACACTCGGGACGCTTTCCAATGGGCGTGATGTATCGGCGTGCTATACTTGTTACTGGCGAAATCGGGGAGCGCGGCGCCATCGAGCCGCTCAAGCGCATGCTCATCGATGACGTCACCGACGACTGGATATTACTGAAGCAGACCATCGCCGGGATACAGGACCGCCGTCCTTCCGGCAGGATGCAGGGGGCGGCGGCCGATTAACAGACTGAAACGGGAAATAAAAGCAATGGAAATCAAACTCTATCACATTGATACTCTTGAATACTCGGGATGCATCGTCGCCCGCGACGCCTTCGATTACGAGTTCCGGGACGTCGCCGACGCCCATTTCATCGCCACGACGCGCGGTATGCCGCTTCGGGCCCTGCTCGCCAACCTAATCACCTTCGACCTCGTTTACGACGTTGCCGACGAGGGCGCATGCGCCGAATAAAAAGCGCCCGCAAAGGGATTGACATTTTGCCGTACCGCTGTATGCTTCACCGGTACAGTCGCAAACTTCGCCGGGCGGGCAAACAACGGTACATACAGAGATAAATGAATGGCCGGGGACAATAAACAATTGGGCGACTTCGACCTAAATTCCTTCGACATCGACGTGGACCTCGACAATCCTTTCGCCGACGAGCTGAAGGCGGGCGGGGTCAGGCCCGAACCCCAGCACCGCGCTGCCGCCCCACCGCCGCCGCCCGTACGCACAATCGAATCCGTCGGGCCGCGCAGGCGCTCGTCCAAGGACTTCAACCCGGACATGGACGCGCTGCTCCTCACGGCGCAGTCGTCCATGATCATTGAGGGGATGCAAAACTACACCCAGGGCAACTTTTCATCGGCGACGCTGCCAATTTACATGGAGGCGCTCAAGGGCGTCGCGCTCTACACCAAGATACTCGACCGCAACCCAAACAACTACAACAAGCTCAAGGAACTCATCGACTCGGACACCGACTGCAAGGAGGTCGAGACGATCGCCTTCAACATGTATAAAATGATGCACGGCATCGAGCCCGACTCGTACCAGGAAAAACTCGCCGCCTTCGAGAAGTTCGAGCTCCTTTTCAAAGAGGCGGTCAACAAGGCCTCGGTGAGCAACTCGATGCGCTTGCTCAAGAAATACCTCCTGATGTCGGGAAGCCTCGACGAGGTGAAGATCCGCAACTGCTTTGCCGCCAACAACCCCGATTTCGCCGCCGATATCCAGAATTTCATCCAGCACCTCAAGCTGGCGCACGAGATGGTTAAAAAGGGAAAGTGCGAGATTTCAAAGGGCCTCAAGGGCCGTGATATCAACATTTACATCATCAAGACATCGTACCTGCTGTACTCCTACTATTCGCTCGCCGGCAATCCGGACCTCGCCGAGTACTACGGCAGGGTGCATTCCAACTACAAGAAATACTTCATCATCCGCGAATGACTTTCTCCGCCGCCGTCGCTTCGTCGCTCGATCCGGAAAACGCCGTCGGCGCGTGCCTTCGCCGCGCACAT
This genomic stretch from Spirochaetota bacterium harbors:
- a CDS encoding mandelate racemase/muconate lactonizing enzyme family protein, encoding MKIAAIELYHVSVPLKETFWPTWIPGYPQTHNRFTLIKIVTDEGIEGYSAGSAMGKEREGLGDLLGGYLIGADPTDIDRVQDLLKQAGYLGWRNFWIEPACWDIIGKKEGKPVYEVLGGAARPVEVYCSTGEMRDPYRRVEQLQAMAARGFKTAKLRVKNKELKDDIRHIEVVAKGIGKKMRLGVDANQGWPVSIVDRVPNWDLNRAKEFVRACEANGIEWLEEPLDSRDYDGNAALKRFAKKVKITGAELNYGWDEIKIMLEKDCFHVYQPDAVFAGGIAQVMKVIKACREKKREFTPHTWTNGIGFYVNWNLLLADPGNKHLLEYPLEEPSWIPEFREGIIAPILPDRNAMIAPFTRPGLGFEIDKKLLRKYGTRFFKMTELGLKIKVIREKGLRAALDLKKRKEGGE